The following coding sequences lie in one Thermomicrobium sp. 4228-Ro genomic window:
- the recN gene encoding DNA repair protein RecN, which produces MPMLVQLSVRNLAIIRDVQLEFGPGLTALTGETGAGKSILIDALGLVLGARASSDLVRSGAARAWAEAIFDLSDSPAGGALLSQLAEYGVEPEDGQLIVTRELQASGRSLARINGQAVPASVLSTIGSALVDIHGQSDHLSLLKTERQLELLDRYAGLLGLREELARTVQEYRSVRRQLEQLRAEEREREHRADLLRYQIQEIESARLRPGEEDELLAERARLQNAERLAQLATEVLALLEGEELGLLDGLRRASVRLDELGRLDPGQQTLAEQLRDALYVLQDVARTIGAYVVGINADPERLTAVEDRIDTIRRLKRKYGDTIEVILDYAERARCELASLESSGERISQLEAQIAELAATVVRLAKELSERRREAARALEEAMSEAMRALRLGQGVFIVSFGDGPAISDPLAAADRCTEAGWDRIEFVMAPNPGQEPRSLARIASGGELARLMLALKSILSEVDDTPTLVFDEIDVGIGSRSAQVVGERLWQLARQHQVIVISHLPQIAAFADRHFKITKHVVDGTTETRVHLLHGEERLEELAAMLDGTPVTPESLANARAMIERVEQRKAVLTGVGAPVRSSVRSERSVRR; this is translated from the coding sequence ATGCCCATGCTGGTGCAGCTGAGTGTGCGCAACCTGGCGATCATCCGGGACGTCCAACTCGAGTTCGGACCCGGACTGACGGCACTCACCGGGGAGACCGGCGCAGGGAAATCGATTCTGATCGATGCACTGGGACTCGTACTGGGTGCTCGCGCATCGAGTGACCTGGTACGGTCCGGTGCGGCACGTGCCTGGGCGGAGGCCATTTTCGACCTGTCCGATTCGCCGGCAGGTGGAGCACTGCTCTCCCAGCTCGCCGAGTACGGCGTCGAGCCCGAGGACGGCCAGTTGATCGTGACGCGTGAACTTCAGGCGAGTGGCCGGAGTCTAGCCCGCATCAACGGTCAGGCTGTACCAGCGAGTGTGCTGAGCACGATCGGCAGCGCGCTCGTCGATATTCACGGCCAGAGCGATCATCTCTCGCTCCTGAAGACGGAGCGGCAACTGGAACTCCTCGATCGGTATGCAGGACTGCTCGGTCTCCGCGAGGAACTCGCGCGTACGGTGCAGGAATATCGCTCCGTGCGACGCCAGCTCGAACAACTGCGGGCGGAGGAGCGAGAGCGCGAGCATCGAGCGGACCTTCTACGGTACCAGATCCAGGAGATCGAGTCCGCTCGCTTGCGCCCGGGTGAAGAAGACGAGCTTCTCGCTGAACGGGCGCGGCTGCAGAATGCCGAGCGGTTGGCGCAGCTGGCTACGGAGGTGTTGGCGCTTCTCGAGGGGGAGGAGCTCGGACTACTCGATGGCCTCCGGCGCGCGAGTGTTCGCCTCGATGAACTCGGCCGCCTGGATCCTGGGCAACAGACACTCGCTGAGCAGTTGCGCGACGCGCTCTACGTGCTCCAGGATGTTGCGCGTACGATCGGTGCGTACGTAGTAGGGATCAACGCTGATCCGGAACGCTTGACAGCGGTCGAGGATCGGATCGATACGATCCGCCGCCTCAAGCGCAAGTACGGCGACACGATCGAGGTGATTCTCGACTATGCCGAGCGAGCGCGCTGTGAACTCGCGTCGCTCGAATCGAGCGGAGAACGGATTTCTCAACTGGAAGCGCAAATCGCCGAGCTTGCTGCGACCGTGGTTCGGTTGGCGAAGGAACTCAGCGAGCGTCGTCGCGAAGCGGCACGAGCTCTCGAGGAGGCGATGAGCGAGGCGATGCGTGCTCTGCGCCTGGGACAGGGCGTGTTCATCGTCTCGTTTGGAGATGGGCCCGCGATCTCGGATCCACTCGCTGCAGCCGATCGGTGTACCGAAGCCGGCTGGGATCGCATCGAGTTCGTGATGGCACCGAATCCGGGACAGGAGCCGCGATCCTTGGCGCGGATCGCTTCGGGTGGGGAACTGGCACGCCTGATGCTGGCTTTGAAGTCGATTCTGTCGGAGGTCGATGACACACCGACACTCGTGTTCGACGAGATCGATGTCGGGATCGGAAGCCGGAGTGCGCAAGTGGTCGGGGAGCGTTTGTGGCAATTGGCGCGCCAGCACCAGGTGATCGTGATCAGTCATCTACCGCAAATCGCCGCGTTCGCGGATCGGCACTTCAAGATCACCAAACACGTCGTGGATGGGACGACCGAAACGCGCGTTCACCTGCTGCACGGTGAGGAGCGGCTGGAGGAGTTGGCAGCGATGCTCGACGGTACCCCAGTGACTCCCGAGTCGCTGGCGAATGCCCGCGCGATGATCGAGCGGGTCGAGCAACGGAAGGCGGTGCTTACAGGTGTGGGTGCACCGGTGCGGTCATCGGTACGATCAGAGCGTAGCGTTCGGAGGTGA
- a CDS encoding LLM class F420-dependent oxidoreductase produces MRLGIMVEGQEDVTWDRWLRIVDLAESLGFDSLWRSDHLFSVVGAADRGSLALWPSLTAVALRTRRIRFGQLVSPVTFRHPVELAQNAVALDHLSGGRYVLGIGAGWFEREHRAFGFRLPPVAERLERLEEALCIVRLLWSGERVHFSGKHFQLGDAVLRPRPSRPDGVPIMIGGGGERKTLRLVAEFATEWNPGFTDPDGFRRKDERLREYCEALGRDPSTIRRTLMAGYVIGRTHDELRRRAMRLQDYLTGEQPLYFTRRYEPDEFLAELRRRWWFVGRPAEIVDQLRYWGSLGVDLVMLQTLDLDDTEQIELLAEDVLPYV; encoded by the coding sequence ATGCGGCTCGGCATCATGGTCGAAGGGCAGGAGGACGTTACCTGGGATCGGTGGTTGCGGATCGTCGATCTGGCTGAGTCGCTCGGTTTCGATTCGCTCTGGCGGTCAGATCATCTCTTCTCGGTCGTCGGTGCGGCCGATCGCGGATCGCTGGCGCTCTGGCCATCACTGACCGCGGTTGCGCTGCGGACGCGGCGGATCCGTTTCGGGCAACTGGTCTCGCCCGTGACCTTCCGACACCCGGTGGAGCTGGCTCAGAATGCGGTGGCACTCGACCATCTCTCCGGCGGGCGGTATGTTCTGGGTATCGGCGCTGGTTGGTTCGAGCGCGAGCATCGTGCTTTCGGTTTTCGGCTGCCTCCGGTAGCGGAACGGTTGGAACGGCTCGAAGAAGCGCTGTGCATCGTGCGTCTCCTATGGAGTGGGGAACGCGTCCATTTTTCGGGCAAGCACTTCCAGCTCGGGGACGCTGTGCTTCGTCCTCGACCGAGTCGACCGGACGGCGTGCCGATCATGATCGGGGGTGGAGGAGAGCGGAAAACCCTGCGCCTCGTGGCCGAATTCGCGACCGAATGGAATCCGGGTTTTACGGATCCGGACGGATTCCGACGGAAGGACGAGCGCCTGCGAGAGTATTGTGAGGCACTCGGTCGCGACCCGAGCACGATTCGCCGGACGTTGATGGCCGGGTATGTGATCGGCCGGACGCATGACGAGCTCCGGCGGCGCGCCATGCGGCTGCAGGACTACTTGACGGGTGAGCAGCCGCTGTACTTCACGAGGCGATACGAGCCGGACGAATTCCTCGCCGAACTACGCCGACGCTGGTGGTTCGTGGGGCGACCGGCGGAGATCGTCGACCAGCTCCGATACTGGGGATCGCTCGGAGTTGACCTCGTGATGCTGCAGACGCTTGACCTCGACGATACGGAGCAGATCGAGTTACTGGCCGAAGACGTTCTCCCGTACGTGTGA
- a CDS encoding YbaB/EbfC family nucleoid-associated protein gives MRLLKQVQEQLAKLQAELAELVVQGSAGGGAVRVEVNGLRQVQRVHLDPSVVEAGDVEMLEDLIAAAINDALRRVEEQVNAKVGALAGGLGLPFPGGM, from the coding sequence ATGCGGTTGTTGAAACAGGTACAGGAACAACTCGCGAAACTCCAGGCCGAACTGGCTGAACTCGTCGTGCAAGGGTCAGCGGGTGGTGGAGCAGTCCGCGTGGAGGTGAACGGACTTCGTCAGGTCCAGCGTGTGCATCTCGACCCGAGTGTCGTCGAGGCTGGCGATGTCGAAATGCTGGAAGATCTGATCGCTGCAGCGATCAATGATGCGCTCCGCCGCGTCGAAGAGCAGGTGAACGCGAAAGTGGGAGCACTCGCGGGTGGCCTCGGGCTTCCTTTCCCAGGTGGAATGTAA